The genome window GCGGAAAACAATTCATAATTCATACTTCATATTTCATAATTCTTATCGTTCTTTTTTGATCAGCACTACTTTATACATTCTTACTTCCCTTTTATTAAAAACCATCGGGGCTACGATGGGGTTGAATGAGAGAAGGGCTACTTTGTGAGGATCATTAACAGGAAGACTGCAGAGTTTAATTGCGCCCCGGGTGTTATCCCACCGTGCGGCTACGATATCATTATTGGCGACCGGTGCTGTTGAACTTACCAGAAGCATATCCCCCGGCTGAATGAACGGCATCATACTGTAGCCGTTTTCCTCATCCACCTTAAGAAAAAAATGATCTTCCGGTTTGAAGTTCAGCACTTCAGACTGCATCCACTCGCTCATGTCGTATATATCACCCCTTCCGGCGGGAACGGCTGCCTCAACGCGGTACTGAGGATATCCCGGATGAGTTTCGTTATGCTCATTTTCACCGGATCCGAAGAGAAGCCAGTCTATACTGCATCCCATATTTTTAAGCCGCTCGGTAAATGTTGCTCCGGGGAGGCTCTGTCCGTTCAGGTAACTGTTGCGGATGGAATCAGCGGTGGTGCCCAGCGCTTCAGCCGCTTCATTCATGGTAGGATAGCGGTTCAGAAGAAATCTCTTCAGACGCGCTCCCACAGCTTTTTTATCAATTTTCATCTTTTTATGCATTTCCGGCTTGACATGACAGAAAAAATCTAATAAGTTAATATAAGTAAATTACTTAGAATTATCAATTATTAACGAAGTAGAAATGGAGGATAGATGAACCGGGAGAACCGTTATGATTCACTTTTCAGATATTACGGGGAGTTAAACGGAGTTGACTGGCTGCTGTTGAAGGCACAGGTCAGGGCAGAGAGCGGATTCAACCCGGACGCGGTCAGTCCGGCCGGGGCGGTTGGTTTAAGCCAGTTTATGAAAAATACCTGGAAAGAATGGGGGGACGGCAAGCCGGGGGTGAATCCGGTTCCGCCTGATGTCAGTTACGATCCCCGTGATCCGGAGGATGCAATCAGAGCGCAGGCGGCCTATATGTCCTGGCTGAAGCGTCAGTTCGGGGGAGATATCCGGCTTTCGCTTGCGGCTTATAACTGCGGCATCGGCCGGGTAATGAAACTTGCTGCCGACAAAACCTACCGCTCCATTCAGCTCAAACTGCCAAGGGAGACCAAGGATTACATAGCACGTGTATCGGCTTTTTATGAGGAATATATACAGGAACAGACTAAAAGAAGGGAGAGCACGCATGCAGTATGACTGGCTCAGAGAAGTTGACATAAAACATCTTACCGGAGATATGAGGGAGGTGGCGGAGATAACAGGAATGGAAAAATTCATTCTTCTCTTTCATGCATTCAATAAATCCGAACTCTACTTTTCAGAGAATCAGCTTGAAAACGCCGCGGCTGCCTACGTGAAGCGCCATCCCGATACCGATCACAAGGTCCTTGCCAGAAAGCTGGGGATAAGCGTCCGCAAGGTAAAGAAGCTGCTAAACGGGGAAAGGTAAGTTGTACGTATTTTTGCGGTATCACATTAACAAATAAAGGCAGATACCCTATGCCCGGGACGATGTCACTTAAAGATGCAGCAGCAGAATTCCTTTCTTATAAGAGAATAGCTGTTGCAGGTGTTTCACGAACGAAGAAAGACGCAGCCAATCTGATTTACACAACTCTCAGAAAGAGAGGATATCAGGTTTATGCTGTTAATCCGCATGCTGAACAAATTGAGGGGGATTACTGTTTCTCTTCACTTGCAGATATTCCGGGCGGAGCAGAAGCGCTGGTAATAGCTCTCTCACCAGAGAAGACTGATACCGTTGCACGTGAGGCAGTGAACTGCGGTATAAAAGCAGTATGGATGCATAAATCTTTCGGAGACAGTGTCTCGGAAAGTGCCGCGGCGTATTGCAGAGAGAAGGGGCTGCTGGTGATTCCGGGAGGATGCCCTATGATGTTCAGCAAGCCGGTTGATTTTGGTCATCTCTGCATCAGGGGAATCCTTGGTGCAATTGGACGTATCCCGGGAAGGATTCCGGTTTAAAAAGAAAAAGGGACGGCCAAACACGCCGTCCCTTTTCTTTATATATAAGGGTAAAATTACTTAAGCTGGCTGCGCAGTTTACGGCTGTATCGCTGGCTCACGGTAATGGGTTCCGGTATTTCATTCATGGTCAGTTTGTAGGTATAGTTATACCAACGGTCAAATCTGAGCACATGATCTGTGTTAATGATATACGAGCGGTGAACCCGCATGAATTTTTCTTCCGGAAGAATCTCTTCCCACTTCTTCATGGTTTTACGGAGCACATAGGAAGTGGATGTGGTGGTGACCACCGTATAATCATCATTAGCTTTTATGAGAACAATGTCCGCCAGTTTAACCATACCGGGCGCATCAGCATCATCAATAAAAATCTTTCCGCTGTAACTGAGACGTGATTTCGGCTGATCATCGGATTCAACCATTGATGCCCCCCCTTTAACCTGTACAAAGTGAATATCTTTAAGCAGTTCATTCCGCTTGGCTGTCTGAATCTCAATAGCTTTAAGCAGTTCAGCGCGGGTGAAGGGTTTGGTGATATAGTCGTCCGCGCCGAGTTCCATACCATGTCTGACATCCTGACGGTCAACCCGTGCGGTCAGAAAGATAAACGGCGGAATTTTTGGAAAGTTGAGCGTTCCCCTGATCTCTTCAAAGATTTCAAACCCGGATTTCACAGGAAGTGATATATCGCAGATAACCAGGGAAAACTTGTTATCATTTATCTGCTGAAGCACTCCGCTTCCGTCAACGTTAACGCTGACCTGAAACCCTTCATTGGTGAGCAGCTCCACGATATCTTCTCTCACTCTGAAATCGTCTTCTATTAATAAGATTTTCTTGTTCATGCGGCCTCCAAATATATGTTAATTTACTCGCTTAAATGTACATGTTACGCTCACGGATTCTTCCGTGCTTGAGATGACCAGTCCGGCATTTATCAGTCCGCAGATATTCTTAACGATGCCGAGCCCAAGTCCCATACCCTTACGTTCTTTGATATGTTTTTTAAATTTGACAAATTCATCAGTTGCGGCAATTTCTTCCATGCTCATTGAACTGCCCAGGTTATGCACCGTGAGGATATAATCGGATCCGGAAACTGTGCCGGTGACCATGACCTTATCTCCTTTTTTGGAAAACTTCAGTGCGTTTTCCGTCAGTTCGGAAACCAGGCGGGTGAAGTGTTCGTATTTGATGGCAAGGTCGGTATCCTCGGCGTATATACCAAGATCTTCAGGGCGGTTAAGCAATCTTGCAACCGATTCGGCTGTTGACTGCAGGGTCTTGTTTGCCGCAGGTGTAATCTCTTTTTTTAGCTGTGCAATCTGATCGGGATCACTTTTTATCATCATCAGATCAATAAGGAAAAAATATTTATCAATCGTCATCTTCAGAGTATCCGCCGAGCGGTTGATAATTCTGACAAAATCATACGTCTGCTGAGTTTCCATTTTCCCTTCCTCTTCCAGAATAATCTGAGAAGCCGCAAGGATGGCGCTCAGCGGAGTAAGAAACTCATGAGGGAGGGCATATTTAACGTTTGATTTCAGACGGATATATTTATCCTCATACAACTGTCCCCGCTTCAGGCGGCTTTTAATTGCGTTAAGCAGCTCGGTCCGGGTGAAGGGCTTGGTAAGATAGTCATCAGCGCCGGACTCCATTCCCGTGCGGTAATCTTCGCGGGAGGTTTTTGCGGTGAGGAATATAAACGGACTGTGATGAGACCCTTCGCTGCGGATAGTGTTCAGGACGTCATAGCCGCTGAGCCCCGGCATTGAGATATCGCAAAGTATCAGATCGGGGTTTTGTGCCTTAATAAGCTGCAGTCCTTTGATGCCGTCAGGGGCTTCAATCACCGTGTAACCCTCCGCGGAAAGCAGTTCAACAACATTTTCTCTGATATTGCTGTCGTCTTCTATAACTAATATTTTTTCCATGGCCTGTTTGTATATATTATTCAGTTACCGGAATGGTAATGGTAAACGTAGTGCCTTTTTGCAGTTCGCTCTGCACATTGATAATGCCGCCGTGAAACTGCACGGCATTTTTCATTATGGGAAGCCCGAGTCCCGTACCTTCGATACCGGCGGTATTATTGCCGCGGAAGAACCTGGTAAAGAGGCGCTGTATATCTTCGGGTGAAATGCCGATACCCTGATCCGACACTTCTATAATCAGGATATTATCTGATTCGGTAACGGAGAGCCGTATGTGTCCTCCGCTGGGAGAATACTTAAACGCGTTGCTTATAAGATTGCGGAATATCTGCCCGCTTAGTTTCTCATCGAGACGGTAATACTCACGCGGGCAGTCGTATATAAACTCAAGAGTGAAGATATCACTTTTATACAGGGAGAACTCCTCAATGATATCACTGACAAAGGACTTGAGACGGATGGGCTGAGGATTAAACTGCAGCTTACCGCTTTCCACCTTGTCAATCAGGAGAATGTCATCAAGCAGCCCTTTCAGCTGAGTAACCACGCGCTGTATTTTCTTATAGTAATAGTTCCGCTTTTCATCATCCCACTTATGACCATAATGCTCCAGCAGTTCCGCAGATGAGAAGATGGAAGTAAGCGGCGTCCGGAACTCATGAGAAGTGGTTGAGATGAAGCGGGACTTCAGTTCATTCAGCTCTTTCTCTTTAATGAGTGCCTGCTGAGTTGCCATTTCAATATTCTTTGATTCAGTTATGTCGGTTGCAATACCTTCAACGCGGATGGGATTACCCTGCTGATCGTGCACTACCCAGTTTCTGTCCCACAGCCAGCGGACAGCGCCGTTCTTATCAATGATGCGGTACTGGAATGAAGCCTTTTTGTGCTGGAAGGTCTTGCCTGAGAATGTGTTAAAACCCTCACGATCATCCGGATGAACCACATGATTAATCCAGTAATCATTGTGGTCAATGATCAGTTTCGGATCCATGCCGATTACTTTTTCGTAAAAATCATTCGCGAAGGAAGACCGTTTGGTTTTGAAATCATAGAAATAGATAAGATCATTGATTGCAGTGAAGTAATTATCGAAGCGCTCCTGATTTTCAGCAAGCTGTTTAATCATCTCCTTAATCTTGCTCATATCAACGCAATAGGTAATCACTTCATCATCATCAAGCAATGAAGCCACCATGTTCACTTCGGTTTTGCTGCCGAACTTACCCTGGATGAGCATTTCGTCAGCTTTGGTGCCAAGGCGCAGCACATCAAGGAAGTGCCTGGTGTGAACCGCTTTGCTTTCATCGGGAATAAGATCGCTGATAAGCATGTGTGAAAGATCATCATAGGTAAAGCCGGTCAGAGAGCAGGCTGCTTTATTCGCGTGCAGAATGCTGCCGTTGCCTTTAATGATAAATACGGCAATAGGCGACTGATCTATATACTTTCTGTATTTACGTTCACTGTTTTCAAGAGCTATTTCAGCAAGACGCCGGCGGGTAATATCAAGCATGGTGCCGTGCAGAACCGGCATCTCTGATCCGTTCCGGGACTCCTTATTGATCTGCACTTCAACATATGTAATGGTGCCGTTGGGCAGCATAAGCCGGAGTGTTACCTCGTGCTGAGTGCCGGTTGTGCTTACTTCAGTGAGAATGGTCTGCAGCAGCTTTTTATCGCCGGGATGGATAATCTGCATGATAACATCAACAGAGGGCTCAACTTCATTGGCATCATAGCCAAGCAGTTCAAACATCTTGTTGGAAAAGAAGGTGCGGCCGGTATTCAGATCCACATTCCAGTATCCGAACTGGGCAATGCGCTGTGCTTCTTCAAGGTTTGCCTGGCTTTCGAGCAGTTTATTCTGCGCGCGGGCGCGCTCGGTATCATCGCGGATGATTGCAAGAATTTTGTCGTCCGAGATGGCGTATATACGGGCCTCAAAAACAAACTCAAGTTCATCAATGTGCACCGAGTAGTAAAAGCTGACAACGTCTTTCTTTTCTTTTGCTTCCACAAACTTATCCATAAAGGCGTCAACCTGATCCTGCGGGAAGAAATCCCCGAGCGATTTTCCTATGATGGATGACTGATCCGCAACAAGAAGACCGGGCTGATTAGCATAGAGCTCAAGATACACACCATCGGCGGAGAAAATAAAGATATTATCCGGCAGTGAGGTAAGCAGACTGCGCAGTTTGGCTTCGTTCTGTTTAATGATTTCGGTTTGCGCGCGCTCTTCAGTAATATCGGTATGCGTTCCGATCATGCGGAAAGGTATGCCATCTGCAGTTCTTTCAATAACGCGGCCCTGATCCAGCACCCACACGGGCTCACCGGTTTTAGAGATTAGCCGGTATTCACACCGGTAGTATTCAAGTTCACCGTCAAGATGCCTGCGAAGAGTATCAAGCGGAATCCGGACATCATCAGGGTGGAGCAGTTTTACGAAATGATCAATCTCATTTTTAATCTCATGATCCTGATATCCGATCATTTTTTTCCATTCAGGAGAAAGATAAAGTTTGTTTGTGGGGATTTCGAGATCCCACAGACCGATGCCGGTTGCTTCAAGCGCGAATTTATAACGCAGCTCGGCGGTGCGTACCTGCTTTTCGAGCTCCATTTTTTTGAGTTTGGAGCCGAGAGCATTAGCGGCGGTTTTAAGGAAGTGTATATCAATCTCCAGCCATTCACGCTCGTTAGTGCAGTCATCAAACCCGATAAAACCCCAGAGGGCATTATTCACAAAAATAGGGATAAGAATGATGGAGATGATTCCCTGCATTTCAAGAACTTCTTTAAGAACAGGGTCTCCTTCAATATTTTTAACCAGTCCGTAAAAGGATTTGTTCTGCAGGAAGTGAGAGTGATATACTCCCATTTCTTCTATCGGGGATTCAACCAGCTCAGGGTTGTCTATCTGGGCCTCAATATTTGCCTTGGTCCATTCAAAACGCTGCGTGGCAACATTAGTGCCGGCTGATTCGCTGTAATATATATCAAAAATATAGGTGCGGTCAACATTGGCGGCGGTGCCCAGCAT of Ignavibacteriales bacterium contains these proteins:
- a CDS encoding response regulator — protein: MEKILVIEDDSNIRENVVELLSAEGYTVIEAPDGIKGLQLIKAQNPDLILCDISMPGLSGYDVLNTIRSEGSHHSPFIFLTAKTSREDYRTGMESGADDYLTKPFTRTELLNAIKSRLKRGQLYEDKYIRLKSNVKYALPHEFLTPLSAILAASQIILEEEGKMETQQTYDFVRIINRSADTLKMTIDKYFFLIDLMMIKSDPDQIAQLKKEITPAANKTLQSTAESVARLLNRPEDLGIYAEDTDLAIKYEHFTRLVSELTENALKFSKKGDKVMVTGTVSGSDYILTVHNLGSSMSMEEIAATDEFVKFKKHIKERKGMGLGLGIVKNICGLINAGLVISSTEESVSVTCTFKRVN
- a CDS encoding PAS domain S-box protein, which gives rise to MGIANDNTDVTGFRQLVESHEDLIVRVNSKGEYLYVNPAFCNLTGKSPDELMRSSFHQFIHPDDLPAAREHAEKLFTLPARLKVDMRQMTIRGYRWIRWDNISVFDEKDDFVEIRSFGRDITDEKTTQEHLHRTQTLLEYIALGTQSLLVNDDYQQAITEALRMLGTAANVDRTYIFDIYYSESAGTNVATQRFEWTKANIEAQIDNPELVESPIEEMGVYHSHFLQNKSFYGLVKNIEGDPVLKEVLEMQGIISIILIPIFVNNALWGFIGFDDCTNEREWLEIDIHFLKTAANALGSKLKKMELEKQVRTAELRYKFALEATGIGLWDLEIPTNKLYLSPEWKKMIGYQDHEIKNEIDHFVKLLHPDDVRIPLDTLRRHLDGELEYYRCEYRLISKTGEPVWVLDQGRVIERTADGIPFRMIGTHTDITEERAQTEIIKQNEAKLRSLLTSLPDNIFIFSADGVYLELYANQPGLLVADQSSIIGKSLGDFFPQDQVDAFMDKFVEAKEKKDVVSFYYSVHIDELEFVFEARIYAISDDKILAIIRDDTERARAQNKLLESQANLEEAQRIAQFGYWNVDLNTGRTFFSNKMFELLGYDANEVEPSVDVIMQIIHPGDKKLLQTILTEVSTTGTQHEVTLRLMLPNGTITYVEVQINKESRNGSEMPVLHGTMLDITRRRLAEIALENSERKYRKYIDQSPIAVFIIKGNGSILHANKAACSLTGFTYDDLSHMLISDLIPDESKAVHTRHFLDVLRLGTKADEMLIQGKFGSKTEVNMVASLLDDDEVITYCVDMSKIKEMIKQLAENQERFDNYFTAINDLIYFYDFKTKRSSFANDFYEKVIGMDPKLIIDHNDYWINHVVHPDDREGFNTFSGKTFQHKKASFQYRIIDKNGAVRWLWDRNWVVHDQQGNPIRVEGIATDITESKNIEMATQQALIKEKELNELKSRFISTTSHEFRTPLTSIFSSAELLEHYGHKWDDEKRNYYYKKIQRVVTQLKGLLDDILLIDKVESGKLQFNPQPIRLKSFVSDIIEEFSLYKSDIFTLEFIYDCPREYYRLDEKLSGQIFRNLISNAFKYSPSGGHIRLSVTESDNILIIEVSDQGIGISPEDIQRLFTRFFRGNNTAGIEGTGLGLPIMKNAVQFHGGIINVQSELQKGTTFTITIPVTE
- a CDS encoding LexA family transcriptional regulator encodes the protein MKIDKKAVGARLKRFLLNRYPTMNEAAEALGTTADSIRNSYLNGQSLPGATFTERLKNMGCSIDWLLFGSGENEHNETHPGYPQYRVEAAVPAGRGDIYDMSEWMQSEVLNFKPEDHFFLKVDEENGYSMMPFIQPGDMLLVSSTAPVANNDIVAARWDNTRGAIKLCSLPVNDPHKVALLSFNPIVAPMVFNKREVRMYKVVLIKKER
- a CDS encoding lytic transglycosylase domain-containing protein codes for the protein MNRENRYDSLFRYYGELNGVDWLLLKAQVRAESGFNPDAVSPAGAVGLSQFMKNTWKEWGDGKPGVNPVPPDVSYDPRDPEDAIRAQAAYMSWLKRQFGGDIRLSLAAYNCGIGRVMKLAADKTYRSIQLKLPRETKDYIARVSAFYEEYIQEQTKRRESTHAV
- a CDS encoding CoA-binding protein — encoded protein: MSLKDAAAEFLSYKRIAVAGVSRTKKDAANLIYTTLRKRGYQVYAVNPHAEQIEGDYCFSSLADIPGGAEALVIALSPEKTDTVAREAVNCGIKAVWMHKSFGDSVSESAAAYCREKGLLVIPGGCPMMFSKPVDFGHLCIRGILGAIGRIPGRIPV
- a CDS encoding LytTR family transcriptional regulator DNA-binding domain-containing protein, which encodes MNKKILLIEDDFRVREDIVELLTNEGFQVSVNVDGSGVLQQINDNKFSLVICDISLPVKSGFEIFEEIRGTLNFPKIPPFIFLTARVDRQDVRHGMELGADDYITKPFTRAELLKAIEIQTAKRNELLKDIHFVQVKGGASMVESDDQPKSRLSYSGKIFIDDADAPGMVKLADIVLIKANDDYTVVTTTSTSYVLRKTMKKWEEILPEEKFMRVHRSYIINTDHVLRFDRWYNYTYKLTMNEIPEPITVSQRYSRKLRSQLK